One window of Oncorhynchus kisutch isolate 150728-3 linkage group LG25, Okis_V2, whole genome shotgun sequence genomic DNA carries:
- the LOC109870015 gene encoding testis-expressed protein 2-like, protein MAEIGENVARGREEGDDGVGGLRPPHDPQSPAPFPFSAPPVRAHHVGLRRGIVIQLTGTEGEWDSLDDNELIFPLEHNDYDDQTPYISLSKERQNSMEEENQHCLHSPAFHVPLSPSSPGSLGDCSNSAPSYLSPSPATPTHRPLASLVKSLSTELELPHGSSLRPRPFLSLVKSISTEISRSEPEVSQSKSDSRLNLHLQWKNLTQPKGRSDGDSRTAPPSPIALSPSEGTKAGFFKMELEDTKRKFSEAMQEPMFSKPISIFSKIMGDEKENAAAGSPKHQRATGTHSAGSPSSRGVYVGRMESTEVGITESPLRSAKRTDGDSPPVFDWPCVKHPKKGLPTRTCSVHDHHGNKPNDNSEELEICTYDEVMQVVAIESHHHRRPRRLPGSLISSGPHRVVVQPTSPPPPPHMVLFCVAVLSYAYFILPLGPYISGLALGMAFGFLLGLLLIRLGSTRHTAQPHPHRDVQALTEVVKQADTLGNESDVLKGWLNEMFEYDPETYHLSLTHSVFASLEGHCLHLDYPRNNISRRATYDEKPPEAAVVSTRCFQLRHSKVFLLPSELARKRLWNLKYPICIELAEGEGVMEEGRGTVETPKEEQGGDPQLQTRPTSNLKPAANLPTTLYLFGRTGREKEEWFHHFLSASMVMEKEKEKENERPGRCVCRSDVSVLRGVSPSRRSQDSRGSSRIGSTEEDLPVPPSAPSIQPSRVGSPLLDYPSYMARFLPSEQPSPLPSPPLNSTETSPTNKVRCTCDFPEFPVEDNTDWVNALIGRIFWDFLREKYWADIVSRKIQKKLSKIRLPYFMNELTLTELDMGSCLPQITSASRPVVNSRGECQLKSSLFLFTLPDVSAMMTRAGCFPDHVCVCMRQCVCVCVLAFAHVCVCSPGLWLELEVVYTGALQMTLETKINLSKLGKEGKEGSLDTDSLTDTGSQGSRPVLSVLADSDEESSSAGSSDEEEVLLSEHQSIVGEKGTLPGAEGIAAGGGRTGRRILRFVDKIAKSKYFQKATENEYIKKKIEEMSNTPLLLAVEVQELSGTLAVNIPPPPTDRIWYSFCVPPKLDLRVRPKLGEREVTFCHVTEWIEKKLQDEFEKVFVLPNMDDIYLPLMHSGMDSPPAGLLEECPAQSSHSQHSSMESMERISQDNTAANLDLDYTEQKYELNM, encoded by the exons ATGGCAGAGATAGGAGAAAATGTGgcaagaggaagagaagaaggagaTGATGGAGTGGGAGGTTTAAGGCCACCTCATGACCCCCAGAGCCCTGCCCCCTTTCCCTTTTCTGCTCCCCCAGTTAGGGCCCACCATGTCGGGCTCAGGAGGGGCATCGTGATCCAGCTAACAGGCACAGAGGGTGAGTGGGACAGTCTGGATGACAACGAGCTCATCTTCCCCCTTGAACACAACGACTATGACGACCAGACTCCCTACATCTCCCTCTCCAAGGAGAGACAGAACTCCATGGAAGAGGAGAACCAACACTGCCTGCACTCCCCAGCCTTCCacgtacccctctccccctcctcacctggGTCCCTGGGGGACTGCTCCAACTCAGCCCCCAGCTACCTGTCCCCCAGCCCAGCCACCCCCACCCACCGGCCACTGGCTAGCCTGGTCAAGTCCCTGTCCACGGAGCTGGAGCTCCCTCATGGCTCATCCCTCAGACCCAGGCCCTTCCTCAGCCTAGTCAAGTCCATCTCTACTGAGATCTCCCGCTCAGAACCAGAGGTGTCGCAGTCCAAGTCTGACTCCCGCCTCAACCTGCACCTGCAGTGGAAGAACCTGACTCAGCCTAAGGGAAGGAGTGATGGAGACTCCCGTACCGCGCCACCCTCGCCCATCGCTCTATCCCCGTCCGAGGGCACCAAGGCGGGCTTCTTCAAGATGGAGCTGGAGGACACGAAGCGGAAGTTCTCTGAGGCCATGCAGGAGCCTATGTTCAGTAAACCTATCAGTATTTTCAGTAAGATCATGGGGGATGAGAAGGAGAATGCAGCTGCAGGCAGCCCCAAGCACCAGAGAGCTACAGGGACTCACTCAGCTGGCTCCCCCAGCTCCAGAGGTGTCTATGTGGGGAGGATGGAAAGCACGGAGGTGGGCATCACAGAGTCTCCGCTGCGGAGCGCCAAGAGAACGGATGGTGACTCTCCGCCGGTGTTTGACTGGCCGTGTGTCAAACACCCAAAGAAGGGTCTGCCCACTAGAACATGTTCTGTCCACGATCACCACGGTAACAAACCCAACGACAATTCAGAGGAACTGGAGATCTGCACCTACGATGAAGTCATGCAGGTTGTTGCCATTGAGAGTCATCATCACAGGCGCCCGCGGAGATTGCCTGGTTCACTGATCTCCTCAGGACCCCATCGTGTGGTTGTTcaacccacctctccacctcctccaccacacaTGGTGTTGTTCTGTGTGGCTGTGTTGTCCTACGCCTACTTCATCCTTCCCCTGGGCCCCTATATATCAGGCCTGGCTCTGGGCATGGCCTTTGGCTTCCTGCTGGGGCTGCTGCTCATCAGGTTGGGCTCAACTAGACACACAGCTCAGCCACATCCACACAGAGACGTTCAGGCCCTGACTGAGGTTGTTAAGCAGGCTGATACCCTCGGCAACGAATCAGACGTCCTCAAG GGCTGGCTGAACGAGATGTTTGAGTACGACCCAGAGACCTACCACCTGTCCCTGACCCACTCTGTGTTCGCCAGCCTGGAGGGGCACTGCCTCCACCTGGACTACCCCAGGAACAACATCAGCCGCAGAGCCACCTACGATGAAAAGCCTCCCGAGGCTGCGGTTGTCAGCACGCGCTGCTTCCAGCTACGACACAGCAAG GTGTTCCTGCTGCCCTCTGAGCTAGCCCGCAAGAGGCTGTGGAACCTGAAGTACCCTATCTGCATTGAgctggcagagggagagggggtcatggaggaggggaggggcacAGTGGAGACCCCAAAAGAGGAGCAGGGGGGAGACCCCCAACTCCAAACACGACCCACCTCCAACCTCAAACCAGCAGCCAACCTCCCTACAACCCTATACCTCTTCGGacggacaggaagagagaaggaggagtggttTCATCACTTCCTGTCCGCGTCCATGGtaatggagaaggagaaggagaaggagaatgaGAGGCCTGGCAGATGTGTGTGCAGATCAG ATGTGTCGGTATTGCGAGGGGTGAGCCCATCAAGACGGTCCCAGGACAGCAGAGGTTCCAGCAGGATTGGGAGCACTGAAGAGGACCTCCCCGTTCCCCCTTCTGCCccctccatccaaccatccaggGTGGGCTCTCCACTGCTGGACTACCCCTCCTACATGGCTCGTTTCCTGCCCTCAGAGCAGCCCAGCCCCCTGCCCAGTCCACCCCTCAACAGCACAGAGACAAGCCCCACCAACAAAGTGAGG TGCACCTGTGATTTCCCAGAGTTCCCGGTGGAGGACAACACTGACTGGGTCAATGCACTGATTGGTCGAATATTCTGGGACTTCCTGCGTGAGAAATATTGGGCGGACATTGTCTCCAGAAAGATCCAGAAAAAGTTGAGCAAAatcaga ctgccTTACTTCATGAATGAGCTGACTCTGACTGAACTGGACATGGGCTCCTGTCTGCCCCAAATCACCAGTGCGTCCAGACCTGTAGTCAACAGCAGAGGCGAGTGTCAACTAAAAAGCTCACTCTTCCTTTTTACTCTCCCTGATGTTTCTGCGATGATGACTAGGGCCGGGTGTTTTccagaccat gtgtgtgtgtgcatgcggcagtgtgtgtgtgtgtgcgtgcttgcattcgcacatgtgtgtgtgtgttctccaggcTTGTGGCTGGAGCTGGAGGTGGTATACACTGGGGCCCTGCAGATGACCCTGGAGACCAAGATCAACCTGTCCAAACTGGGCAAGGAGGGCAAGGAGGGAAGCCTGGACACTGACAGCCTCACTGATACTGGCAGCCAAGG GTCCAGACCCGTCCTCAGTGTTTTGGCTGACAGTGATGAAGAGTCCTCCAGCGCCGGCTCTTCAGATGAGGAGGAAGTACTGCTCTCAGAGCACCAAAGCATTGTGGGAGAAAAGGGGACTCTACCTGGTGCTGAAGG GATTGCTGCTGGTGGCGGGAGGACAGGCAGGCGGATTTTGAGATTTGTAGACAAAATTGCTAAGTCTAAGTACTTCCAGAAGGCGACAGAGAATGAGTACATCAAAAAGAAGATTGAGGAGATGTCCAACACGCCCCTGCTGCTGGCAGTGGAGGTTCAGGAGCTTTCTGGAACACTGGCTGTCaacatccctcctccccctactgACAGAATATG gTACAGTTTCTGTGTGCCTCCCAAGCTGGACCTGCGTGTCAGACCCAAGCTGGGGGAGAGGGAGGTCACCTTCTGTCACGTGACCGAGTGGATCGAGAAGAAGCTGCAGGATGAGTTTGAG AAAGTATTTGTGCTGCCCAACATGGACGATATCTACCTGCCTCTGATGCATTCTGGGATGGACAGTCCTCCAGCTGGGCTGCTGGAGGAGTGTCCAGCCCAGTCGTCACACTCACAACACTCCTCCATGGAGTCCATGGAGAGGATCTCCCAGGACAACACTGCTGCAAACTTGGACTTggactacactgaacaaaaatatgaactcaacatgtaa
- the neurl2 gene encoding neuralized-like protein 2: MEPLPFLDQFQEFHHIHGTNVRLDPTGTQATRVESFANGVCFSREPLSPGEIFLVEIEEKELGWCGHLRIGLTARDPLTFETVPEYSLPDLMDLGDSWVFAITRNHNRVVEEEAVAPEGEGAGDGGLAGGHRLGDGREEGGRRLPRLGGGDVEEEAINPKPKTFFTDSHLHIEKVKIPMDKLVGRSRPGRYSHILDDLYKTNALPPTARRSRIGVLYVPKGQGLADMHVVINGEDMGASAKGIPMLLPLFAVVDVYSATKQVRIVQVEYGFSSLQTLCRKCIQKNIVHRMALDWLELPERLKHYCKYE; this comes from the exons ATGGAACCTTTACCTTTTCTTGACCAGTTTCAGGAATTCCACCATATCCATGGAACCAACGTGCGGCTAGACCCTACGGGGACCCAGGCTACCCGAGTGGAAAGCTTTGCCAACGGGGTGTGCTTCAGCAGAGAGCCGCTGAGTCCTGGGGAGATCTTCTTGGTGGAGATCGAGGAGAAGGAGCTGGGCTGGTGTGGCCACCTGCGGATCGGGCTGACCGCCAGAGACCCTCTGACCTTCGAAACGGTGCCTGAGTACTCTCTGCCGGACCTGATGGACCTGGGGGACAGCTGGGTGTTTGCTATCACACGAAACCACAAccgggtggtggaggaggaggctgtGGCGCCTgagggagagggggcaggagaTGGAGGGTTGGCCGGGGGTCATAGGTTAGGGGATGGTAGggaagagggaggtaggaggCTACCTAGGCTGGGGGGTGGTGATGTGGAAGAAGAAGCGATTAATCCCAAACCCAAGACGTTCTTCACAGACTCCCACCTGCACATTGAGAAAGTTAAAATCCCCATGGACAAGCTGGTTGGTCGGAGTCGACCCGGACGCTACAGCCACATCTTGGATGACCTGTACAAGACCAATGCCCTCCCCCCCACTGCCAGACGTAGTCGGATAGGGGTGCTGTATGTGCCCAAAGGACAGGGCCTGGCTGACATGCATGTTGTCATTAACGGAGAGGATATGGGTGCATCAGCTAAGGGCATCCCAATGCTTCTGCCTTTGTTTGCTGTGGTTGATGTGTACTCTGCTACAAAGCAAGTTCGCATTGTCCAGGTGGAATATGGAT TTTCCTCCCTGCAGACTCTGTGTAGAAAGTGCATCCAGAAAAACATAGTCCACAGGATGGCTCTGGACTGGCTGGAACTGCCTGAGAGACTCAAACACTACTGCAAGTATGAGTGA
- the LOC109870435 gene encoding methionine-R-sulfoxide reductase B1-A — protein MSFCSFFDGEVYKDHFKPGMYVCSQCNNPLFSSRSKFPHSSPWPAFTETIKEDSVTKMMESLTAFKVLCGKCGNGLGHEFVNDGPEEGISRFUIFSNSLKFVPNKDKQ, from the exons ATGTCTTTTTGCTCCTTCTTTGATGGCGAGGTCTATAAAGACCATTTCAAACCAG gtatgtatgtgtgttctcAGTGCAACAACCCGCTGTTCTCCAGCAGGTCTAAGTTCCCCCACTCCTCCCCGTGGCCTGCCTTCACTGAGACCATCAAAGAGGACAGTGTCACCAAGATGATGGAGTCACTCACAGCCTTCAAG GTGCTTTGTGGGAAGTGTGGTAACGGACTGGGCCATGAGTTTGTCAACGACGGTCCGGAGGAAGGCATCTCACGATTCTGAATATTCAGCAACTCGCTCAAGTTTGTCCCAAATAAAG ACAAACAGTAA